Part of the Synergistaceae bacterium genome, ATAGAACGCGTCGGCCCTGTTGTAAGATTTACGATTCATACAGCGCGCCCCGGTGTAGTAATCGGCAAGGGCGGGAACGAGATTCAGAATATCAAGAACGAATTGCAGGCTATAACAGGCGGCAAAGTAATGGTAAACGTTCACGAGATAAAGAATCCCGACGTAGAAGCCCAGTTAGTAGCAGAGGGAATAGCAAGCTCATTAGAACGCCGAGTATCATTCAGACGAGCAATGAAGCAGGCAATTTTTAGAGCTACCAAAGCCGGAGTTAAAGGCATTAAAGCACAAGTTGCAGGACGTTTAGGCGGAGCAGAAATCGCGCGCACAGAATGGTACAACGAGGGGCAATTGCCATTATCGACGATAAGAGCAGATATAGATTACGGATTTGCAGAGGCTGTTACAATGTACGGCGTAATCGGTTGTAAAGTCTGGATTTATCGCGACAGACAAAACGAGAAAGCCCAAGCACCGGCACGCCCGGCACGCAACAGGCCAGCAAACAAGGGGGCATAAATAAATGTTAATGCCTAGCCGCGTGAAATATCGCAAATCGCACAGATCTCCATTAAGGGGAATATCTAAAGGCGGGACAAAAGTAGATTTCGGGGATTATGGAATTCAGGCACTCGAAAACGTTTGGCTGTCAGCTAGACAAATTGAGGCGGCAAGAATAGCAATATCCCGTAAAATGAAGAAGGGCGGCAAAATCTGGATACGCGTATTTCCTGATAGGCCCTACACAAAGAAGCCTTTGGAGACTCGTATGGGTAAAGGTAAGGGCGCGCCTGAATACTGGGTAGCCGCAGTTAAGAGAGGCCGTGTATTATTTGAATTTTCCGGAATTCCTGAGGACGTAGCACAACAAGCCTTCAGGACAGCAAGCCATAAATTACCGGTGAAAGTTCGCATGGTTGTACGCAGCGGAGGGAGTGAATAAGCCTGATGGACGCAAACGTAAAGCCTGAGAAGCTCAGAGAATTAACGAGTGAAGAAATCTCCGGCAAAATTAAAGAGTATAAGACAGAATTATTTAATCTGCGTTTTCAGAATGCCGTCGGGCACTTGAAGAATACGAGCAGAATTCGAGAAGCCAAGAAGACTATAGCAAGACTTATGACAGTATTATCTGAGAAAGCAGCAGTTGAAAGGGGAGCGGCAGAGAATGCCTAGTAAAGTTCGCACGGGTATAGTCGTGAGCAACAAAATGGACAAAACTATAGTCGTCCGAGTTGAACGCATGGCCGAACACCCGTTATATGGCAAGAGAATTAAACGCGCAAAAAAATATATAGCTCATGACGCAGAGAATAAATGCGCTATGGGTGATGAAGTCAGAATCAGAGAGACAAGACCCCTAAGCAAAACTAAACGCCGGGAGTTACTTGAGATTACCAGACAAGCGCCCGTATTTGGAACTGACGCGGAAATAATTTCAGAAGGAGTTCAGGAGGGTTAAACATGATACAGTTGACAACAGTCTTGAATGTAGCTGATAATTCCGGCGCGAGGAAATTATTTTGTATTCAAGTAATGGGCGGCAGTAAAAGGCGTTACGGGACAATAGGCGATGTAATAGTCGCTTCAGTCCGTGAGGCAATACCGAATAGCAATATAGCAAAGGGCAGTGTCGTTAAAGCTGTTATAGTTCGTACGAAAAAAGAAATCAGGCGTAAAGACGGCACTTATGTAAGATTTGACGACAACGCAGCAGTATTAATTGACGCAAACGGAGAACCGCGCGGAACTCGTATATTTGGGCCGGTCGGTCGTGAACTCAGAGCGAAAAAATACATGCGGATATTGTCGCTTGCTCCTGAAGTAGTGTAATAGAAGGGGTAAAATCATGACAGTAAGATTAAAGAAAAATGACCGGGTCAAAGTAATATCCGGCAAAGATAAGGGCAAAGAAGGCAAGATTATACGCAGAATTCCCGAACGTGATTTAATAGTAGTAGAGGGCGTTAATATGGTCTCTCGTCATGTAAGGGCAACTCAGACAAACCCTCAGAGCGGCATAATTAAGCAGGAAGCGCCGATTTATGCGTGTAAGACAATGCTTGTATGTCCGCAATGCGGCAAGGCTACGAGGGTCGGAACTAGTTTTCTTGAGAGCGGCAAAAAAGTCCGTGTCTGCAAGAAGTGCGGCGAAATAATTGACAGGGGAGGGCTTTAATCTATGGCAATCACACCTAGAATTCAGGAAAAATACAAGAATGAAGTAGCCCCGGCATTATTGCGTGAATTCGGCTATAAAAATGTAATGCAGCTGCCCAAACTTGAAAAAATTGTAGTAAATATCGGTGTCGGAGATGCCAAGCTCGATATTAAATTCATGGACGCGGCAATAAATGAATTACGCGCTATTACTGGTCAAGCTCCGTTATTAAAGCGTGCAAAGAAGTCAATCGCGGGCTTCAAAGTTCGTCAAAATATGCCCGTAGCCTGTGCAGTTACTTTGAGGGGCGCGAAAATGTGGGAATTTCTTGACAGATTAGTATCTCTTGCACTTCCTGCGATAAAAGATTTTCAGGGCATAACTCGCAAAGGTTTTGACGGGCGCGGAAATTATAATTTAGGCTTGAGAGAACAGTTAATATTCCCTGAGATAAGTTATGACAAAGTAATTCGCTCACGAGGTATGAATATTTCATTAGTAACGAGCGCGAAAACTGACGAGGAAGCATTTGCACTGTTAAAGGGCTTAGGACTTCCATTTAGGACAGGCAGGGAGGCTTAATAATGGCACGTAAGGCACTAAAGAATAAAGCAATGCAGACGCCGAAGTTCAGCACAAGGAAATATAATCGGTGCCCGTTATGCGGGAGAATTCACGGTTATATCAGAATGTTTGACATGTGCAGATGCTGCTTTAGGAAGATGGCGCGTGAGGGAGTATTCCCCGGCGTTGTTAAATCCAGTTGGTAATTTGGAAGGGGTTAAATTTAAATGTACGTTAATGACCCTGTTGCAGACATGCTCACGAGAATAAGAAACGCAAATATGATTTATGCAGAAAGTGTTGATATTCCGTCGAGTAAAATGAAATTAGCTCTAGCAAGAATTCTTAAAGATGAGGGCTATATACGCAATTTTAGAATGATAACGGATCCTGCGAAACCATACGCAGAAATCAGGATTTATTTATCATATGGGAACGGCAAAGAGAGAGTTATTCAGGGACTTAGACGCATAAGCAAGCCCGGCCGCAGAATTTACGTTGGACGCGATAAATTACCGGTTGTAATGGGCGGTTTAGGTTTAGCAATTCTCTCAACGTCAAAAGGTTTGAAGACCGGAACAGAAGCAAATAAACTCGGTCTCGGCGGAGAAGTTCTCTGCTATGTCTGGTAAGGAGGAAGAATAAATAATGTCTCGTATCGGACGCAAAGCAGTTGAAATCGCAAAAGGTGCAAGCGTTGAACTCAAGGGCAATGATATTATCGTGAAAGGCCCTAAAGGTGAATTACACGCGAAATTAATGCCCGGTATAAATTTAGAAATTGACGCAGGTCTTGTGAAAGTCTCTCGCTCCAATGAAGAGAAGCAGACAAGAGCATGGCACGGAATGACAAGAGCATTAATAGCGAACATGATAACAGGTGTAACAGCTGGATTTTCCAAAACTCTTGAAATCGTCGGAGTAGGTTGGAGAGCAGCATTACAGGGCAAAAAGTTAGTAATGAATTTAGGCTATTCACACCCGATAGAGTTCACGCTGCCTGAAGGTATAGAAATAGTTGTAGAGAACCCGATAAAATTTCACGTTAAAGGCATTGATAAAGAATTAGTCGGGCAGACCTGCGCATTGATTAAGGAATTCAGGCCGCCTGAGCCTTATCACGGAAAGGGTATCAAATTCGAGAATGAATACATTATCCGCAAGGCCGGAAAGACTGGAGCAAAGTAAACCATGAAGAAGAGAAGCAGAAACGATATGCGCGTAATAAGGCATGAGAGATTACGCAAGACTCTTTCAGGCACAGCAGAAAAGCCCCGGCTTTGTTTGTTCAGGAGCTTGAAAAATATTTATGTGCAAGTCATAGACGATGACAAAGGCCATACGCTTGTGAGTGCGTCAACTCTTGAGAAAGCATTACAGCCGGAACTCAAAGGGGGCTGCAATATCGCCGCGGCAAAAGTCATCGGGAAGACTATAGCGGAACGTGCAAAGGCGAAAGGCATTACTTCTGTAGTATTCGACAGGGGCGGCCATGCCTATCACGGAAAGATTCAGGCTGTAGCAGATTCAGCCCGTGAAGGAGGCTTAATATTCTAATGCCCAGAAGAGAATTAGAAGTAGAGTTACAAGAAAGAGTTGTAGCGATTAATCGTGTCAGCAAAGTCGTTAAAGGCGGTAAGAGATTTAGATTTGCCGTTCTCGTTGTAGTCGGTGATGGAGCTAATCAAGTCGGTACAGGTATCGGCAAAGCAAAAGAAATCGCCGAGGCAGTCAGAAAAGGTATCGAGAAAGCAAAGAAAAATTTAGTCTCAGTAAAGCATGACGGCGACACAATCCCGCACCCTGTAGTCGGTGAGTTCGGAGCAGCTAGAGTATTACTCAAGCCATCACCCGCAGGAACTGGAGTTATAGCAGGCGGTGTAGTTCGTGCAATTATGGAACTTGGCGGCGTTAAAGATGTCGTTACAAAAGTTACGGGCCGGACTTCAAACGCTATAAACGTAGCACATGCAACACTTGAGGCTATAAAGATAACTCGTACATCGGACGAAATTATGAAGCTAAGGGGACTGGCCGGAGAAGTCGACACGGAAGAGTCAGCACCTGAAGAAGCTATAATCGGGGAGTAGTGAACATCATGGCCAAAATTAAAGCAAAATGGATCAAGAGCACTATTAGTTTTCCCGAAAGACAGAAGCGCACAATAAAAGCACTCGGATTTAAGAAATTAAATTCACAGGTCGAACACGATGACACGCCTCAAATTCGGGGAATGCTTGAACATGTGCGGCACCTAGTAAAATGGGAGGTGCAAGAATAAGAATGATTACATTAAATGATTTGCACCCTGCGAAGGGAAGCACTCATAAATCAAAGCGTCTCGGTCAAGGTATAGGCAGCGGGAACGGTAAGACTTCAGGCAAAGGCAACAAGGGCGACAAGTCCAGAACCGGCGGCGGAGTTAAACCGGGATTTGAAGGCGGACAAATGCCTTTAACTCGTAGGACACCTAAGCGCGGATTTAATAATTACAGGTTCGCTAAAATTTACCAGACTGTGAATCTTGACGTGCTTGAGAAAAAATTTGATTCAGGTTCAGAAATAGATTTTGAAGTTCTCTATAAAGCCGGAATAATCAAGAAAAAATTACCCGTGAAAATTCTTGCAAATGGTGAGCTTACAAAGTCATTCAAGATAAAAGCCGCCGCATTTAGTGCAAGTGCCGCAAAGAAAATTGAGGCAGCCGGCGGATCTCATGAGGTAGCGTAATATGTTCGGGTCGCTTGGAGATATTTTCAGGTTACCCGACCTGAAACGCAGAATATTTTTCACGCTGGGAATATTATTTATTTTCCGTTTAGGGGCATATATTCCCAGTCCCGGCGTTGATCGTGCTGCAATGGCTAGTTTATTTAGCACAGGCGGCGGAGTTATGGATTTCTTGAATTTATTTTCTGGCGGTGCACTTTCTCGATTTGGTATATTCTCGCTGGGTGTTGCGCCTTATATTAATTCAAGTATCGTAATGCAATTATTAGTCGTAATATTTCCTGCTCTTGAGAAAATCCAGAAAGATTCAACCGACGGGCATAAAAAAATAGTTCAGTGGACTAGATACGGGGCTGTGTTATTTGCTCTCGTTCAAGCAATCGGAATGACTGCATGGCTAAGAGGTTTAGGAATAATGCAGGGCGGAGCGTTTGAATGGATTTTAGTAGTAATAACTCTTGTAGCCGGTTCAATGGCTGTAATGTGGCTCGGTGAAGAATTGACGGATCACGGAATAGGCAACGGAATATCACTCTTAATTTTTGCCGGTATAGTTGCCCGAATTCCTGAAGCAATTTTGCAGACTTGGAGCATGGTAAGATTAGGCTCATTAAGTTTAATAGCTTTATTAATCGGTCTTGTCTTAATGGTAATAGTCGTTGCAGGCTGTATATTATTGCAGGAAGGCCAGAGAAGACTCCCCGTTCAGTACGCAAAAAGGGTTGTAGGCAATAAAATTTACGGCGGTCAAAGTACATTTATTCCGTTAAAAGTCAATCAATCCGGAGTTATTCCGATAATTTTTGCTAGCTCGTTATTAATATTCCCGTATACTATCGCAAATTATTTCAGTGATAGCAGCGTCGGAAGATTTATAAGCGGCTTATTTGCCCCGAACAGCGTATTTTATATTTTGTGCTACGTCGCATTGATTATATTTTTCTCATATTTCTATACGGCCGTAGTCTTTAACCCGACTGATATAGCAAATAACATGAAGAAATACGGCGGTTTTATACTGGGAATTCGCCCCGGTCAGCCTACTTCAGATTATATTACTCGTGTAATGGAGCGAATCACACTCGGCGGCGCGGTATTTCTTGCAATTATCGCATTAATTCCGAATGTGATGTCAAGCGTATTAAATATAAATAGTTTCTATTTCGGGGGGACGGCAGTATTAATTGTCGTAGGTGTTGCGATGGATACGATTAATCAAATCGAGGCACAATTACTAATGCGGCATTATGACGGAATATTAAAGAAGTCCGGCGGAAGTCGCAAAGGTCTTCTAAGGGGTTAATCATGAGACTTGTATTATTAGGTGCGCCTGGGGCTGGGAAGGGTACTCAGGCCGCACTCTTGAAACTGGAACATAAACTAGCTCATATTTCGACCGGAGATATTTTCAGGCATAATTTAAAGAATAATACTCCGCTTGGAATTGAAGCAAAAAAATTTATGGACGCTGGGCAGTTAGTCCCTGATGAGCTTGTTAATAACATGGTAGCTGATACTTTGAAGGATTTGGCTGACGGCTTTATGCTTGACGGCTTCCCAAGAACTATAGCGCAGGCAAAATTTCTTGATACTGTAACGAAAATTGACGGCGTTATTTTGTTTGTTGTGTCAGATCAGGAAATTATAAAGCGTCTCACAAGCCGGGGAGTTTGCAGAGATTGCGGACAAGTTACGAATATTAACGAGCATAAAAATTGTCCCTCATGCAACGGCGAGCTTTACGTCAGAGATGATGATAACGAGGCAGTTATTAAGAGTCGTCTTAAAGTCTTTCACGAACAGACAGAGCCGTTAATTGAGTTTTACAGGGATAAGGGCTTATTGTTTGAAGTCAATGCAACGGGGACACCTGATGAAATTTTTTCGCGTGTTCAGAAAGTTTTGCGAGATGATAAAGATTAAGCGTCCCGAAGAAATAGAATTAATGCGAGTTGCCGGACGAGTTACAGCCGAAGTGCTTGACATAATGCGCGAGTCAATAAAGCCCGGAATTTCAACGGGAGAACTTGACAGGCTCGCCGAGGAGCATATAAGGCGCAATAACGGCATTCCCGCATTCAAGAATTACAGACCGGCGGCAAATATGACTCCTTTTCCGGGGACTATATGCGCTTCAATAAATGAAGAAGTTGTACACGGGATTCCTGATTTTAATAGAATCTTGCAGGAAGGCGATATTATCAGCATTGACGTGGGAGCATATGTAAACGGCTGGTGCGGTGATGCGGCCTGCACATTCCCGGTCGGAAATATAAGCGGGTCCCGGAAAAAATTGCTTGAAGTTACGCAGGAATCTTTAAACAGGGCGATAAAAGCAGCTTTATCCGGAAATACTTTAGGCGATATAGGGCACTCAATAGAAAGTTTTGTAAAGCCGCTCGGTTATGGAATAGTTCGCGATTACACGGGGCACGGTATAGGCAAAAAAATGCATGAAGCCCCTCAAATCCCGAATTACGGCGACGCTGGGCAGGGTTTAACTCTTCAGACTGGTATGACCATAGCAATCGAACCGATGATCATGTCAGGCTTAGAAGATGTAAAAGTAGGCTCTAACGGCTGGACAGTCTCAACAGTAGACGGTTCTGACGCGGCACATTTTGAACGCTCAATAGCGATTCTCGACGATGGGCCGGAGATTTTGACGAAATGGGGAATGTAAATAAATGGCTTCCGGCAAAGAGGACGTAATGGAAATTAAGGGCGTAATATCGGAACCGCTGCCAAATGCTATGTTTAGAGTCGAGCTTGAAAACGGTCATAGAGTTCTAGCTCACGTCAGCGGCAAAATGAGAATGCACTTTATCAGAATTTTACCCGGTGATAAAGTTCTCGTCGAAATATCCCCCTATGATTTAACGAGGGGCAGAATAATTTATCGTTATAAATAAATTCGGAGGTTATAAATCATGAAAGTAGGGCCTTCAGTTAAGCCTATTTGTGAATTTTGCAGAGTAATCCGCCGTCATGGAGTCGTGCGTGTAATCTGTTCGCGCAATCCAAGACACAAGCAGAGACAAGGTGTCAGGAGGTAATAAATAAATGGCACGTATAGCAGGTGTAGATTTACCCAGAGAAAAACGGGTAGAAATCGGATTAACTTATATTTTTGGGATCGGTCTCAAGACTTCCCAGAAAATTTTAGCGGCAACAGGCGTAAATCCTGATGTCAGAGTTAAAGACTTAGACGAGGCAGATACGCAGAAATTACGCCGTGAAATAGAAGATAATTACCAGGTCGAGGGCGATTTAAGGCGCGAAATTTCCATGAACATTAAACGCCTGATTGATATAGGTTGTTACAGGGGGACGCGTCATCGTTTAGGTCTGCCGGTAAGAGGCCAGCGCACTAAGACTAATGCAAGAACCCGCAAAGGTCCGAGAAGAACTGTTGCAAATAAGAAAGTTGCGACGAAATAACGTCAGGAGGTAAACAAACTTGGCAAAGAGAACAAGTCAGGCTCGTAAAGGCAAAAGACGCGAGAAGAAAAATATAAATTACGGAGTAGCGCACATTTACTCGACATTCAATAATACAATTATGTGTATTAGCGACAGGGGCGGAAATATTATCACTTGGGCAAGCGGCGGCAATGTCGGCTTCAAAGGCACAAGGAAATCTACACCGTTCGCGGCTCAGATAGCAGCACAGCAGTTCGCAAAGGGTGCGCAGGATCAGGGAGTTCAAGAAATTGACGTAATCGTAAAAGGACCCGGTCCGGGCAGAGAAAGCGCAATCAGATCTCTTCAAGCTGCGGGACTTCAGGTTAATTTAATCAAAGACGCGACTCCCATTCCCCATAATGGCTGCAGACCTCCTAAGAGAAGGCGTGTTTAATATATGGAGAGTAATAATAGATTTAAAATTTTTATCGATGAAACTAAAGGCAATTACGGGCGTTTATTCATTGAGCCGTTAGAACGCGGTTACGGTGATACTCTCGGAAATGCTTTAAGGCGGCTTTTGTTGTCGTCAATTAAGGGCGCGGCTGTTACTGCTGTGAGAATTGACGGCGTTTTGCATGAGTTCAGCACTATTAAAGGAGTTCGCGAGGACGTTATAGAAATCTTAATGAATCTCAAGCATGTTCCCATAAGAGCTAAGCACGATTTACCGCCTTCAGAATATAAAATTTTGACGCTGGACTCGAAAGATTTGCCCGATGACTTTTTCACGCGCGAAAATAA contains:
- the rpsC gene encoding 30S ribosomal protein S3 — its product is MGQKVHPVGYRLGVSSEFQSRWYADKKSYAKKLHEDLKLRKYILKKWEGAGISRIEIERVGPVVRFTIHTARPGVVIGKGGNEIQNIKNELQAITGGKVMVNVHEIKNPDVEAQLVAEGIASSLERRVSFRRAMKQAIFRATKAGVKGIKAQVAGRLGGAEIARTEWYNEGQLPLSTIRADIDYGFAEAVTMYGVIGCKVWIYRDRQNEKAQAPARPARNRPANKGA
- the rplP gene encoding 50S ribosomal protein L16; protein product: MLMPSRVKYRKSHRSPLRGISKGGTKVDFGDYGIQALENVWLSARQIEAARIAISRKMKKGGKIWIRVFPDRPYTKKPLETRMGKGKGAPEYWVAAVKRGRVLFEFSGIPEDVAQQAFRTASHKLPVKVRMVVRSGGSE
- the rpmC gene encoding 50S ribosomal protein L29; translated protein: MDANVKPEKLRELTSEEISGKIKEYKTELFNLRFQNAVGHLKNTSRIREAKKTIARLMTVLSEKAAVERGAAENA
- the rpsQ gene encoding 30S ribosomal protein S17 translates to MPSKVRTGIVVSNKMDKTIVVRVERMAEHPLYGKRIKRAKKYIAHDAENKCAMGDEVRIRETRPLSKTKRRELLEITRQAPVFGTDAEIISEGVQEG
- the rplN gene encoding 50S ribosomal protein L14 — encoded protein: MIQLTTVLNVADNSGARKLFCIQVMGGSKRRYGTIGDVIVASVREAIPNSNIAKGSVVKAVIVRTKKEIRRKDGTYVRFDDNAAVLIDANGEPRGTRIFGPVGRELRAKKYMRILSLAPEVV
- the rplX gene encoding 50S ribosomal protein L24; protein product: MTVRLKKNDRVKVISGKDKGKEGKIIRRIPERDLIVVEGVNMVSRHVRATQTNPQSGIIKQEAPIYACKTMLVCPQCGKATRVGTSFLESGKKVRVCKKCGEIIDRGGL
- the rplE gene encoding 50S ribosomal protein L5 → MAITPRIQEKYKNEVAPALLREFGYKNVMQLPKLEKIVVNIGVGDAKLDIKFMDAAINELRAITGQAPLLKRAKKSIAGFKVRQNMPVACAVTLRGAKMWEFLDRLVSLALPAIKDFQGITRKGFDGRGNYNLGLREQLIFPEISYDKVIRSRGMNISLVTSAKTDEEAFALLKGLGLPFRTGREA
- a CDS encoding type Z 30S ribosomal protein S14 — encoded protein: MARKALKNKAMQTPKFSTRKYNRCPLCGRIHGYIRMFDMCRCCFRKMAREGVFPGVVKSSW
- the rpsH gene encoding 30S ribosomal protein S8, translating into MYVNDPVADMLTRIRNANMIYAESVDIPSSKMKLALARILKDEGYIRNFRMITDPAKPYAEIRIYLSYGNGKERVIQGLRRISKPGRRIYVGRDKLPVVMGGLGLAILSTSKGLKTGTEANKLGLGGEVLCYVW
- the rplF gene encoding 50S ribosomal protein L6 encodes the protein MSRIGRKAVEIAKGASVELKGNDIIVKGPKGELHAKLMPGINLEIDAGLVKVSRSNEEKQTRAWHGMTRALIANMITGVTAGFSKTLEIVGVGWRAALQGKKLVMNLGYSHPIEFTLPEGIEIVVENPIKFHVKGIDKELVGQTCALIKEFRPPEPYHGKGIKFENEYIIRKAGKTGAK
- a CDS encoding 50S ribosomal protein L18; translated protein: MKKRSRNDMRVIRHERLRKTLSGTAEKPRLCLFRSLKNIYVQVIDDDKGHTLVSASTLEKALQPELKGGCNIAAAKVIGKTIAERAKAKGITSVVFDRGGHAYHGKIQAVADSAREGGLIF
- the rpsE gene encoding 30S ribosomal protein S5 — translated: MPRRELEVELQERVVAINRVSKVVKGGKRFRFAVLVVVGDGANQVGTGIGKAKEIAEAVRKGIEKAKKNLVSVKHDGDTIPHPVVGEFGAARVLLKPSPAGTGVIAGGVVRAIMELGGVKDVVTKVTGRTSNAINVAHATLEAIKITRTSDEIMKLRGLAGEVDTEESAPEEAIIGE
- the rpmD gene encoding 50S ribosomal protein L30, producing the protein MAKIKAKWIKSTISFPERQKRTIKALGFKKLNSQVEHDDTPQIRGMLEHVRHLVKWEVQE
- the rplO gene encoding 50S ribosomal protein L15, with translation MTLNDLHPAKGSTHKSKRLGQGIGSGNGKTSGKGNKGDKSRTGGGVKPGFEGGQMPLTRRTPKRGFNNYRFAKIYQTVNLDVLEKKFDSGSEIDFEVLYKAGIIKKKLPVKILANGELTKSFKIKAAAFSASAAKKIEAAGGSHEVA
- the secY gene encoding preprotein translocase subunit SecY is translated as MFGSLGDIFRLPDLKRRIFFTLGILFIFRLGAYIPSPGVDRAAMASLFSTGGGVMDFLNLFSGGALSRFGIFSLGVAPYINSSIVMQLLVVIFPALEKIQKDSTDGHKKIVQWTRYGAVLFALVQAIGMTAWLRGLGIMQGGAFEWILVVITLVAGSMAVMWLGEELTDHGIGNGISLLIFAGIVARIPEAILQTWSMVRLGSLSLIALLIGLVLMVIVVAGCILLQEGQRRLPVQYAKRVVGNKIYGGQSTFIPLKVNQSGVIPIIFASSLLIFPYTIANYFSDSSVGRFISGLFAPNSVFYILCYVALIIFFSYFYTAVVFNPTDIANNMKKYGGFILGIRPGQPTSDYITRVMERITLGGAVFLAIIALIPNVMSSVLNINSFYFGGTAVLIVVGVAMDTINQIEAQLLMRHYDGILKKSGGSRKGLLRG
- a CDS encoding adenylate kinase; the encoded protein is MRLVLLGAPGAGKGTQAALLKLEHKLAHISTGDIFRHNLKNNTPLGIEAKKFMDAGQLVPDELVNNMVADTLKDLADGFMLDGFPRTIAQAKFLDTVTKIDGVILFVVSDQEIIKRLTSRGVCRDCGQVTNINEHKNCPSCNGELYVRDDDNEAVIKSRLKVFHEQTEPLIEFYRDKGLLFEVNATGTPDEIFSRVQKVLRDDKD
- the map gene encoding type I methionyl aminopeptidase, giving the protein MIKIKRPEEIELMRVAGRVTAEVLDIMRESIKPGISTGELDRLAEEHIRRNNGIPAFKNYRPAANMTPFPGTICASINEEVVHGIPDFNRILQEGDIISIDVGAYVNGWCGDAACTFPVGNISGSRKKLLEVTQESLNRAIKAALSGNTLGDIGHSIESFVKPLGYGIVRDYTGHGIGKKMHEAPQIPNYGDAGQGLTLQTGMTIAIEPMIMSGLEDVKVGSNGWTVSTVDGSDAAHFERSIAILDDGPEILTKWGM
- the infA gene encoding translation initiation factor IF-1, with amino-acid sequence MASGKEDVMEIKGVISEPLPNAMFRVELENGHRVLAHVSGKMRMHFIRILPGDKVLVEISPYDLTRGRIIYRYK
- the rpmJ gene encoding 50S ribosomal protein L36, yielding MKVGPSVKPICEFCRVIRRHGVVRVICSRNPRHKQRQGVRR
- the rpsM gene encoding 30S ribosomal protein S13; protein product: MARIAGVDLPREKRVEIGLTYIFGIGLKTSQKILAATGVNPDVRVKDLDEADTQKLRREIEDNYQVEGDLRREISMNIKRLIDIGCYRGTRHRLGLPVRGQRTKTNARTRKGPRRTVANKKVATK
- the rpsK gene encoding 30S ribosomal protein S11 is translated as MAKRTSQARKGKRREKKNINYGVAHIYSTFNNTIMCISDRGGNIITWASGGNVGFKGTRKSTPFAAQIAAQQFAKGAQDQGVQEIDVIVKGPGPGRESAIRSLQAAGLQVNLIKDATPIPHNGCRPPKRRRV